CAATGTGCCATCTTTCTGTATCTCTGCATAGAACACTTCTGATAGGGAACGAACACCCGCACCAGCCAATTGTTGCTTAAGCCAATCCTGATCTAGATGTAATTTCCCTAGGTTAGAAAGATTAATTTTCCCGTCTGAGACTACTTCGGTTGATATGGGGAATATCTCTGTTTTTATTTTCATGATATTCATATCTAGTTTGGTAACAGGTTGCAGGGCTTCTTTTTTCATTATAGAAAGCGTGCCATCCGTTTCAAAAATAGCATACTCCACATCGGTAATGGCAAAAACATTTTTCTTCCTGAGCAAAGTATTTAAGGCATCTACATCAAGTCTTACTTTTCGAAGCTCATCTTCCATAATCCGGCCTTGCTTAATAAGAATAACAGGTTGCCCCTCTATGATTATTCTCGCTTTTTTGGATTTGATATCGAGAAACCCCATTATGACCGTTAAAAGTG
Above is a genomic segment from Ammoniphilus sp. CFH 90114 containing:
- a CDS encoding DUF421 domain-containing protein → MSVQELSIRILVSFFILLILTRMMGRKEISQLTFFNFVSGITVGTIAGSLAINKNLSIWSGIFALSGWALLTVIMGFLDIKSKKARIIIEGQPVILIKQGRIMEDELRKVRLDVDALNTLLRKKNVFAITDVEYAIFETDGTLSIMKKEALQPVTKLDMNIMKIKTEIFPISTEVVSDGKINLSNLGKLHLDQDWLKQQLAGAGVRSLSEVFYAEIQKDGTLYIDKRDDSIH